In the genome of Actinomycetota bacterium, one region contains:
- a CDS encoding class F sortase, whose product MTRGRAWPGAAVGAVVLLALGVALAGCTGPRARYAGVSSTVSTEAQSPPQEGAAAVRDFRSVRGYRPTPVPVRLEIARIGVDTALQQLGQDGGGAVEVPTGPRQWEDAGWYAGEGGTRPGDPGSAVILGHVDSKRGPAVFYRLRELRAGDPVVVVRADGSRVRFVVERVEQYPKRRFPTEDVYYPTLSPKLRLVTCGGAFDPAAGHYRDNVIAFASLSG is encoded by the coding sequence ATGACCAGGGGCAGGGCCTGGCCGGGAGCCGCGGTGGGTGCCGTGGTCCTGCTCGCCCTGGGTGTGGCGCTGGCCGGCTGCACCGGGCCGCGGGCCCGCTACGCCGGGGTCAGCAGCACGGTGTCGACCGAAGCCCAGTCCCCGCCCCAGGAAGGGGCGGCGGCCGTCCGCGACTTCCGCTCGGTCCGCGGCTACCGGCCCACGCCGGTCCCGGTGCGGCTGGAGATCGCCAGGATCGGCGTCGACACGGCGCTGCAGCAGCTCGGCCAGGACGGCGGCGGGGCCGTCGAGGTGCCGACCGGGCCCCGCCAGTGGGAGGACGCCGGCTGGTACGCGGGCGAGGGCGGCACCCGGCCGGGCGACCCCGGCTCGGCGGTCATCCTCGGCCACGTCGACTCCAAGCGGGGGCCGGCGGTGTTCTACCGGTTGCGCGAGCTGCGGGCCGGCGACCCGGTGGTGGTCGTCCGGGCCGACGGCTCGCGGGTCCGGTTCGTGGTCGAGCGGGTCGAGCAGTACCCGAAGCGGCGCTTCCCCACCGAGGACGTCTACTACCCGACGCTGAGCCCGAAGCTGCGGCTGGTCACCTGCGGCGGCGCCTTCGACCCGGCCGCCGGCCACTACCGCGACAACGTGATCGCGTTCGCCAGCCTCAGCGGCTGA
- a CDS encoding low temperature requirement protein A, with product MRADEVEGSGPPAAAGAWYRPMVARATDEEHRSATVLELFFDLCFVVAVASAASALHHEVAEDHVRDGVVGYISVFFAIWWAWMNFTWFASAYDTDDVAYRLTTLVQIAGALILAAGVPDAMDGADFTAITIGYVVMRLAMVTQWLRAAAADPPHRRSALRFAAGIVAVQVGWVLRLFLPEGPGYASFLVLAAAELAIPIWAERAAPTTWHPRHIAERYGLFTLIVLGECVLASTLAIQAALEEDAVLADLATTAVGGLLTVFGMWWLYFAKESHWFLTSLRAGIVWGYGHYLIFASAAAVGAGLAVNVDYLTHHAAIGPRAAAAAFTVPVALFLVAVWALQIRPLQLHHWHTSLVPTTAVLALVSTLGPEPILVTGLLVAAMIGISLVALQRRAATTGAS from the coding sequence ATGCGAGCCGACGAGGTGGAGGGGAGCGGACCCCCGGCGGCGGCCGGTGCGTGGTACCGGCCGATGGTGGCGCGGGCGACCGACGAGGAGCACCGCTCGGCGACGGTGCTGGAGCTGTTCTTCGACCTGTGCTTCGTGGTCGCCGTGGCCTCGGCCGCGTCCGCGCTCCACCACGAGGTGGCCGAGGACCACGTCCGCGACGGCGTGGTCGGCTACATCTCGGTGTTCTTCGCCATCTGGTGGGCGTGGATGAACTTCACCTGGTTCGCCTCGGCCTACGACACCGACGACGTCGCCTACCGGCTCACCACCCTGGTCCAGATCGCCGGGGCCCTGATCCTGGCCGCCGGGGTGCCCGACGCCATGGACGGCGCCGACTTCACCGCCATCACGATCGGCTACGTGGTCATGCGCCTGGCCATGGTCACCCAGTGGCTGCGGGCGGCCGCCGCCGACCCGCCGCACCGGCGCAGCGCGCTGCGCTTCGCCGCCGGCATCGTGGCCGTGCAGGTCGGCTGGGTGCTGCGCCTGTTCCTGCCCGAGGGACCGGGCTACGCCAGCTTCCTGGTGCTGGCCGCGGCCGAGCTGGCCATCCCCATCTGGGCCGAGCGGGCCGCTCCCACCACCTGGCACCCCCGCCACATCGCCGAGCGCTACGGCCTGTTCACCCTGATCGTGCTGGGCGAGTGCGTGCTCGCCTCCACCCTGGCCATCCAGGCGGCGCTGGAGGAGGACGCCGTCCTGGCCGACCTGGCGACGACGGCGGTCGGCGGGCTGCTGACCGTGTTCGGCATGTGGTGGCTGTACTTCGCCAAGGAGTCCCACTGGTTCCTGACCTCGCTGCGGGCCGGGATCGTCTGGGGGTACGGCCACTACCTGATCTTCGCCTCGGCCGCGGCCGTCGGGGCCGGCCTGGCCGTCAACGTCGACTACCTGACCCACCACGCGGCCATCGGCCCCCGGGCGGCGGCCGCCGCCTTCACCGTCCCGGTGGCCCTGTTCCTGGTGGCCGTCTGGGCGCTCCAGATCCGCCCCCTCCAGCTGCACCACTGGCACACCTCGCTCGTGCCCACCACCGCCGTGCTGGCCCTGGTCTCGACCCTCGGCCCGGAGCCCATCCTGGTCACCGGCCTGCTGGTGGCGGCCATGATCGGGATCTCCCTGGTCGCCCTGCAGCGCCGGGCGGCCACGACCGGGGCGTCCTAG
- the zwf gene encoding glucose-6-phosphate dehydrogenase, which translates to MDSQRSDALVFFGATGDLAYKEVFPALYGLVQRNRLDVPIIGVARSGWDLDDLRRRARDSVEHDLGKGKVDEEAFARLIGLLDYIDGDYADTRTFQRLGKALGDARRPLHYLAIPPSMFATVTEGLAAAGALDEARVIVEKPFGRDLASALELNQILHRHLPEDRIFRMDHFLGKEPIQNILYLRFANALLEPIWNARYIRQMQITMAEDFGVKGRGAFYEEAGAIRDVLQNHLLQVLALLAMDAPAVHTPDATRQERSRLIRAIRPLDRSSVVRGQFRGYRDEPGVAPDSAVETYVAARLAIDTWRWAGVPFYIRAGKHLPVTDTEVLVEFRRPPLELFGELIPARSNHLRLHLGPDVRIELGLRVKVPGDHLIGEDVELVAAHHPALGRPPYERLLGDAMEGDTELFAREDAVEAEWQVVDPVLGHDATPLYEYEPGTWGPVEADQLIAGDGTWAVPS; encoded by the coding sequence CGGCGTGGCCAGGTCAGGCTGGGACCTGGACGACCTGCGCCGGCGGGCCCGCGACAGCGTGGAGCACGACCTCGGCAAGGGCAAGGTCGACGAGGAGGCGTTCGCCCGGCTGATCGGGCTGCTGGACTACATCGACGGCGACTACGCCGACACCCGGACCTTCCAGCGGCTCGGCAAGGCCCTGGGCGACGCCCGGCGGCCGCTGCACTACCTCGCCATCCCGCCGAGCATGTTCGCCACCGTGACCGAGGGGCTGGCCGCCGCCGGCGCGCTCGACGAGGCCCGGGTGATCGTGGAGAAGCCGTTCGGCCGCGACCTGGCCTCGGCCCTCGAGCTCAACCAGATCCTGCACCGCCACCTGCCCGAGGACCGCATCTTCCGCATGGACCACTTCCTGGGCAAGGAGCCGATCCAGAACATCCTCTACCTGCGCTTCGCCAACGCGCTGCTGGAGCCGATCTGGAACGCCCGCTACATCCGCCAGATGCAGATCACCATGGCCGAGGACTTCGGCGTGAAGGGCCGGGGCGCCTTCTACGAGGAGGCGGGCGCGATCCGCGACGTCCTCCAGAACCACCTCCTCCAGGTGCTCGCCCTGCTGGCCATGGACGCCCCCGCCGTCCACACCCCCGACGCCACCCGCCAGGAGCGCTCCCGGCTGATCCGGGCCATCCGCCCGCTCGACCGCTCCAGCGTCGTCCGCGGCCAGTTCCGCGGCTACCGCGACGAGCCGGGAGTGGCCCCCGACTCGGCCGTCGAGACCTACGTGGCCGCCCGCCTGGCCATCGACACCTGGCGCTGGGCCGGGGTGCCCTTCTACATCCGCGCCGGCAAGCACCTGCCGGTGACCGACACCGAGGTCCTGGTCGAGTTCCGGCGCCCGCCCCTGGAGCTGTTCGGAGAGCTGATCCCGGCCCGCTCCAACCACCTGCGCCTCCACCTCGGCCCCGACGTCCGCATCGAGCTCGGCCTGCGGGTCAAGGTCCCGGGCGACCACCTGATCGGCGAGGACGTGGAGCTGGTCGCCGCCCACCACCCCGCCCTCGGCCGGCCACCCTACGAGCGCCTGCTGGGCGACGCCATGGAGGGCGACACCGAGCTGTTCGCCCGCGAGGACGCCGTGGAGGCCGAGTGGCAGGTGGTCGACCCGGTGCTGGGCCACGACGCCACCCCGCTGTACGAGTACGAGCCGGGCACCTGGGGCCCCGTGGAGGCCGACCAGCTGATCGCCGGCGACGGCACCTGGGCGGTCCCCAGCTGA